From a region of the Mycobacterium intracellulare ATCC 13950 genome:
- the mshC gene encoding cysteine--1-D-myo-inosityl 2-amino-2-deoxy-alpha-D-glucopyranoside ligase: protein MQSWSSPQVPVLAGRGPELRLYDTSDRQVRPVASGSTATMYVCGITPYDATHLGHAATYLAFDLIYRQWLDLGHDVHYVQNVTDVDDPLLERAERDGIDWRELAQREVSLFREDMTALRMLAPREYVGATEAIAEVVELVEKMLASGAAYVVEGEYPDIYYRADATPQFGYESGYDRETMLRLFSERGGDPQRPGKTDQLDALLWRAARPGEPSWPSPFGDGRPGWHVECAAIALSRIGSGLDIQGGGSDLIFPHHEFTAAHAECVRGERRFARHYVHAGMIGWDGHKMSKSRGNLVLVSTLRAQGVEAAAIRLGLLAGHYRGDRYWSQQVLDEAVARLQRWRTATALPTGPDAADVIARVRQYLADDLDTPKALAALDGWSTDALEYGGHDAEAPRLVATAVDALLGVAL, encoded by the coding sequence GCTTCGGCTGTATGACACCTCTGACCGGCAGGTGCGCCCCGTGGCGTCCGGGTCGACCGCCACGATGTACGTCTGCGGCATCACCCCGTACGACGCGACCCACCTGGGCCACGCCGCAACCTATCTGGCGTTCGATCTCATCTACCGCCAATGGCTGGATCTCGGCCACGACGTCCACTACGTCCAGAACGTCACCGACGTCGACGACCCTCTGCTGGAGCGCGCCGAGCGCGACGGCATCGACTGGCGGGAGCTGGCGCAGCGCGAGGTGTCGCTGTTCCGTGAGGACATGACCGCGCTGCGCATGCTGGCACCCCGCGAGTACGTCGGGGCGACCGAGGCGATCGCCGAGGTCGTCGAGCTGGTCGAGAAGATGCTGGCGTCCGGGGCGGCCTACGTCGTCGAGGGCGAATACCCCGACATCTACTACCGCGCCGACGCCACGCCCCAGTTCGGCTACGAGTCGGGCTATGACCGAGAAACCATGCTGCGCTTGTTCTCCGAGCGCGGCGGCGACCCGCAGCGGCCCGGCAAGACCGATCAGCTCGACGCCCTGCTATGGCGGGCGGCGCGGCCCGGGGAGCCCAGCTGGCCCTCGCCGTTCGGCGACGGACGGCCCGGCTGGCACGTCGAGTGCGCGGCGATCGCCCTCAGCCGCATCGGCAGCGGCCTGGACATTCAGGGCGGGGGCAGCGACCTGATCTTTCCGCACCACGAATTCACCGCCGCGCACGCCGAATGTGTCCGCGGCGAAAGGCGATTCGCGCGCCACTACGTGCACGCCGGGATGATCGGCTGGGACGGGCACAAGATGTCCAAGAGCCGAGGCAACCTGGTGCTGGTGTCGACGCTGCGCGCCCAAGGCGTCGAGGCGGCGGCCATCCGGCTGGGCCTGCTGGCCGGCCACTACCGCGGCGACCGGTACTGGAGCCAGCAGGTGCTCGACGAGGCCGTCGCCCGGCTGCAGCGCTGGCGCACCGCGACCGCGCTCCCGACCGGCCCCGACGCCGCCGACGTGATCGCGCGGGTGCGCCAATATCTGGCCGACGACCTCGACACGCCCAAAGCGCTTGCGGCGCTTGATGGTTGGTCAACCGATGCGCTCGAGTACGGTGGCCACGACGCCGAGGCGCCCCGCTTGGTGGCGACCGCGGTCGATGCGCTCCTGGGCGTGGCCCTGTAG